The region TGCTTTGCCTTTTTTCGATCTGTGGTAGTAGAGCATCTCACAGCCATTGGCCGCTTGATTAAACGCATTGCAATGTAGGCTGACGATAAAGTCTGGCGCGAGTTCGTCAATATCGCTAGGTAATTGTTGGTAAGTGCGCCGATAAACTCGCTGCACTGTAACCTGAGTGACTCGCTTTTCAATATCGATGGCGAGTTGTTCATTAAATTCAAACTCACTTAACCCTGTCGCTTGATTTGTTGCGCCGGGATTATTTTTCTTGTGGCCTACAACCAATGCACAAAGTTTCATTGTCTGATCCTATCTATCAAGTTATCGCCGTTAATTATGGTTTAGCTATGATTTAACTGTGGTTAACTGAGCATAATTCATTTTTCGGTTTTTGCACGGCTAGGCTTAGGTTAGGAAGAGGTTAGTAAGAGGTTAGGAAAAGGCTAGGCTCAGGCTAGGCTCAGGCTAGAAAAGGTTTTACTTGCGTTATCGCGATATTGTTCGATAGTTAAAAGAGTTAGCGGAGACAATGCATGGAAGCCCAAAAACCTGCAGTAGCCTCAACACCTGATTCACCGAACTCTTCGAACTTCAAACGACCGCGTAAATGGTTGTTTATTCCCGTATTAATTGTCATTGGCGTAACACTCTATTTTTTCCACGATATCAGCCAGCGCAATAGCCATGTCAATAACGAGAACTATCGGCTACTTTACGAAGCCTCAGTAGAATTCAACAACAACCTAAATAAGCTGCGTCGCGCCCATCAAAATGGTGAGTCCGGTACGGCTATTCGCGGCTTGTTTGCCAGCTACAAAAACAGCAAAGAGGAGAAGGATGCCTTCAACAATGCGATTTACCAATTAAAGGCGCGTAAACTGGTCGTGCAAAGTACTCATGATCAAGCAGTGGGCGATGAGCTGGCAAGCCTGAGTGACAGCGATATATTGCCCCAATCTGCTTCAGTGTTCAGTAAGGTGCTGATAGTTAATGAACAAGACAAGGTGCTCACGACATTGGGTAACGAAACTAAAATTTCCTTTAGTGATTTAAGTTTTATTACCAAGGCTTTTATTAAAAGCCAACAAAGTATCTTTGCGACAACGAGTAACAAAACCGGCACTTCAACGGGCAAACCACAAAAGCTGCCAACACATTCGTCACATGTCGATGTCAAACTCGCGCACGGTGACTATCGAGTTTATGTCTTCCCATTTACGCTAGAGCAAGAGCTTGCCTATCCGGCGCCGGGTATACCCAAGGGATACAACAAGACAGCGCGCCTGACTTTGGTGGGCTTTGTCGAAAATATTGAGCTTTCAAAACGTGCAACGAGTAAATGGAACATCCCGTTAATTGTTATTTCAGTGTTGACTTTGTGTGTGTTGGTGGCGGTTTTACGCTTGTATTTGCAGCCCAAAAATCAGTTTACGACCAGGTTCTTTCGTGGCTTTGTGGTCGTCACTTGCTATCTGGCCTTTAGTGCTTCGCTGGCACTTGTGCTGGCAAGTGTTGAAAGTCAGTATTTAACGCACATTAAAAAACGCGCCACTGAGCACTATATCACGGCATTGGCTGATCAGTTTAATACGGAAATTTATCAAATATTTAACGCGGCACATCGCTACCGCCCATTTTATCAAACATTAAGTAAACTTAGCCGGCAAGCGGGCTTTCAAGGTGACAGCCTCAAGAATTATTGCTTTGATATACAAACCCCGAAAGCTGTAAATGACAGACATACAATTCCACTGTTAGTCAATCTTGCGCAAGAGGGGGCTTATTGCCGCAGCACCGCTGCCAATAACTTAACCGTGAGCTACGCAACAGTTGATAGTGAGGAAAGCGTCAAGCCAGCTACGCGCCGCTTGGTAAATAACCACACTTCGTTTACTGAGCTCAATACGAACAAGTCTGGGCAGGCATTTAAGCACGTGGTCAATAACATTAATACCACTTTACCTAGCCGCGAAGCAGGGCAAGGCTCTGTCGGTATACTTGCCCAATCATTGGCGTTAATTGAATCGACGGGAAAAAGCGTTGCTGGTGTTAAACTAGCTGATCACGAGGCGGCATTAGTCTTACCTGATGGTCTAATTTCCTTGCTTGCGCTAAATCGCTATGGCAACCCTGCACTGCCATCGTTTTATTATCGAGAAAACTTTAGTACGCCGCGTACCATCAATTTATCCCATCGCCAGTACTTCAAAAAAGTCAGAGATCAACAAGGTTGGCATTTACCGCTGAGGAAAGACATTACTGACGCTTCCAGAACAATGCGCAATGTTTACATTCAGCGGTTGCGCAATGTTACTAATGGCACAACAGGCACAACCTTATCCATGCCCTTGTTTGAACATATCAATGAACCAATGGGTGAGGGCAGTGACTGGAATGAAGGCAGCTTAGTCTTGATTGCAGACGTCTTGATACCAGCAATGGAGTATTTTCAACTTGCGGCAATAAATGCGACGGTAAATGCGGCGGTAAGCAATGACAACAAAGTAATGAGCCATTCGGTAAATAGTGTGCACGGTAGCATCAAAAAGGCTGGCACCGCGCTGCAATTTGAGCACTTAGCTCAGCTTAAACCGAGTGCCATCTATGCTGATTTAACGCACATGGTGCTTGACCGAAATACAGGACACGTATTGTTTCATTCCCAAGCCGACCGAGCGCTCAACGAAAATATATTTTACAGCGGTAATAACCAGCAGGGGTTAACAGAATGGATCAAGTCTTCTGGCTACCAAACCATGCAAAACCGCAACCCTGTGCAAGTATCGGGTAATTACCATGGTAAAGCAGGCACTTTCTTTTTACAGCCAACAGTGATTGATGATTGGGCGCTAGTGGTGTTTGCACCGAGTGAATTAAGTACTTGGTTTCAAAATAATAAGTTTATTTATTACATGATTGTCATCACGCTGTTAATGGCCGTGAGTTTTGCCTTGGTCAAAGGCTTGAGTTTGGCGGTTAATAGTCACGGGAAAAGCCATGGCCGCACTAACGATGTGATCAGCTATGAACTGCAGCGCAGGCTAGGCTTTATTGCCACTAACATTATTATTTTAGTTGTTACCATTAGCGCGGTGGTGAAGTTACTGCCAATAGGTTCGGTTATTTGGTATTTGCCGCTAACCCTAGTTATTCTTGCCATTATTATGTATTTGATGTGGCTCGTTTGGCTGCGGCTGCCGTTGCATTTATTTAAAGATATCAGGCGACTAGGACGAGCAATAAAGCGCGTTCCCGTTAATATTTGGCTAACTGTCTCCGCAGTTTTTGTGTTGGTGTTTTGGTACTTATCTGCTACCAGTGAATTGTCGCTTAGTGGCGTTGCGCTGCAGCAGCAAAACTATCAATGCGCGTTAATTAATGCAAAACGCGAAGAGGTAACCAAACAGGCGCTCACTTTATTCCCCAATTCCATCACCAATTATCAGCAGCAACCCGCAGCACTAATGTTAGGTAATAGCCGTTATCTAGAAAATGCCGCTTGTGATAATAAAAGTGTCACCCCCAATGACTTTCCCAATTTCGCCACTGCGGTCGGTAATCAGCAATTGTGGCGCTGGTTACACGCCTACATGCTGCCTAAATCAAGTACCGAGCGTGTTCAGCTGGACGCTGAAAAACCAGTGCTTGCCATGCTAGGATACACCGCGCTAATGATAATACTGGTGACCGTACTCAGTGCGATTTGGTATTTGTTACACAGCAAAGTACTGTGGACATTCTTGTATTTTGGCATGGATTTTCTGCGCCATATTGAAAAGCTCGGGCAAGACCTAGCCAATATTCCCACCGATAAGCGGGACGCGAGATTACTGATCAAAGGCGATAACATTCGTTTAAATGGGGTTGAACTCAATTTGTACACTAGCTTGCTTAAACGCGACAAGCTGGAAAACCCAATCGTACAATCGCTGATTGCGCTAAGCCCCGCTTTAACTGCGGTGGTTGAAGATGGGGTTAAACTCTCTAACCTTAAAATGAGTGTTACAGGTGATACTGACGAGGCGCAAAAAGTATTGAACTTGTCGGTGCACTTATGGGATTTGGAAACCTGCCTAGAGCAACGGGCATTGCGTCAACATTTATTAGCCATCATCATCGATATCAAAGGCCTTGTGCTGGATAACAAGATCAGCAACTTTTGTCTGTACAGTGGTTTCCATTGTTTGCAAAGGGTGGCTTTGAAAGATGCGCTGGCCCAAGCTGAGAGCGACGACATTCGACTGGAGCATATCGAGTATTTGTCGTGGTCTGAGTGTTTAATGGATTTCAATTTTCAACTGCCTGAGAGTTTTGAGCGAGATGTTGATCACGCATTAGTGGTGCGCGAGGTTGCCCATTTTCCAGAGTTGAAATCAATCGACGCGCTGGCTGGATTGGCAAGCCAAGCGACTGGCGAGTCAGGAGAGCGCCAGCCACAGCCGCTAGAGCGCGATGTTTCGCCCTTATTAGCAACTCAGAAAAAATGGGCGACGATTAACTTTATACTTATTCACGCAGAGGCGTTTTATCGCTTTAAGTGGGAGCTTTGCTCGAACGCTGAAAAGCTTGCCTTGTTTAATCTGGCGAAAAAACGGTATTTGAATCCGAGTAACAGTCAGATGGTTGAGCATCTTGCACTGAATGGCTTGATTCGGGTGGATAGCGACGATATTCGCTTAGTTAACGACAGCTTTGCCTATTTTGTGTTGAACGCCGAGCCGCCGGAAGTGATGGGTAAGTTATTTAAACTAAGCGAGCAAGGGGTATGGAAAAATTATCGGGTGCCAATTGTGTTGAGTATCGCTTTACTGCTTGGTGCGGTCGCGCTTATCTCCGGTGAGTCACTGTTTATTATTTTCGGCTCTATCGCAGGGGTGTTAACGACAATTGCCAGCATGACGAACAGTGCCAACCTGATCCGCAATCAGTTTAATTAACCGATTGGTAGCCATGCAACCTCAAGGCACTTGAAAAAAGCCCAACACAGAAACAGTCAAATGTGTTGGGCAAAAGCCTAAAACAGGAAGTCGTGGTTGCTCTAGGCGGAAAGGGGCATTTATTGCAATGATTTTATCTCAAAGTCTAGTAAGGGCCATCTGTACGGGCATCCGCTGACCAAGTGCTATGCCAAACTTGATTGCCATGTAAGTAGTAGATGTGATCGCCGTGGATGACGCTGCGATCATTGCCGCCAAAGAAGTAGGCATCATCGCTGGGTACTTGCCATTGACGCGTTTCGCTGAGCGTTGCGCGCTCTACTGAGGTGTCCACGTCAAGCAACATTAAGCTGTGTTGAGCGCGGTAAGCGCTTGCAGCACAGGCTTCATCGCAGGGTTGCCATTGCTCAAGTGGCATCGCAAATTGATATTTACCGTTATCTGCCAAGACACTCAAGGCGTGGTAGTCATATTCAACTGGCGTGAAACTATCGTTTTTAACAAGCGTGTCTAGTTCAACCGGATTTGCTGGGTCACGCACATCGAATAAACTTACCTTAACACCTTGGCGAACTGGTAATTCGGAGGCGCGGCCAGTTTCATCGGCGGGTAGGGCTTCCAATGCTACTTCTTGTCCAATACCAAGCAGATAATCGTCACCTAAAGGATGTAAATAACTTGAGAAGCCTGGTATTTCTATGCTACCAGCGATTAGTGGCGTCGTCGGGCTAGCAAGGTCAAGCACGTACAGTGGATCGGTGCGCTCAAACGTGACGATATAGCCTTTGTCGCCTAAAAAGCGCACGGCGTAAATATCTTCATTAGGTTTGCCAATAGCTTCGGGCTGCTGTTCATTGGGCAGTTGGGCAACTTGTACTAGTTCATTACCTTGTTGGTTCAGAACAGAGAAAAAGTGTGTGGGTTGCTCTTGGTAGTCGCTGGTAACGATGCGTAAGTAGCCTTGCTCTTCGTCCATTCTAAATTGTGGGTTTGATTGCCAGCCGAGCGTACCATTAACACTGCCGCTCGCTTGGTAATTAAAACTGTCACCCAGTGAAATTTTATGTAGCACTGTGTCGTTGTCTGCGTTGCCTGTCAGATAAAGGTTGGTGGCTGACATGTACATAGCATCAGCTTGTCCCATGATACAAACAGACGTGATATCAGACGGTGCGTTGGTATTAACACGTGTGATCATGGTGATTTGGCGGGTGCCATCTAGCTCAGTCGCTTGCTCAGGGATATAACAATCTTGTGCACTAGCAAGTGGCTCTGATTGGCCGTTGCGGCGCAACTTAGGCATTAAATCGTTAACCGACAGTGCTTGAATTTGCTGGAAATTAGCGAGTTTTGTTGCATCACCTGTGTCTCCGTACTCTAAGCCCTCCACTTCTGGTGTGTAACCTGTGACCAGATATAGGTAGTCGTCAATACGGCGGCTAGACAGTAACCAGCCATCAATTTTCAGCGTTTCCAGCTGCGCTGGTTGATTGGTCACTTGGGTATCGAAAACCGTCAGGTTAACTTCACCGCTGCCCAAGCCGCCCGGTACCATTATGTCGGCAAAGGCAACCATAGGGTAGTTGCTGTGCAGGACAGACAAACGGTTGTTGGCGACATACATGCCATTAATATCTGTTGTGCCATCACCGATAACCGTTTGGCTCACTTGTGTAAGGCTAAAATCGGCTTGGCGCTCTAGTATGCGAATCGCGGCACTGTCTGCTTCGCTCTCCACTGGCCATTGTGGGTACTGGGCAACATAAAGGTAATTGCCGTCGTATTCGATGCGATCGGCTTCATCAACCCCTTGCTCTTGTGTGTTGGTCGTGGAGAAACCGCTGCGGCTGCTTGATGCGGAATCTTGAAAAGCAATCACGGGTAAGTCAAACGTTGATGCAAAAATACCATTTTTTAAAAACTGCTCGGCGGCATTACCGTTAACCTTTGTTAAACCGCCCTTAAATACTTTACTGGCATTAACGTCTGGGGCTTGCTGAGGCTCTGGCTCGACAATAGCAACGCTGGGGGAGTCGTCGCTAGAGCATGCGGTGAAGAGTAAAGTCGCCGACACTGCTAGAGCGAGAGGCGTTAAGGCAAGAGGTGTGTATTTCATTAGGGTTTCCTTCCTTTGTCACAAATACGGTCTTGTGCCGACACTAGTGGCACTTCTTGTTGTTTTGATGCTCACCAAACAGCTTTTGACCAAGCGGCGTTGCTTTTATTTCCTTACTTGGCTTTGCTTAACTTAGCTATTGGGTTGTGCTTATAGGGTCTATCCTAATGGGGTTACGCGTGTGGCGTCCGATCTCAAATGGTGGAAATTGTGAATATTTGTAATCAAAAGCTGAAGGGGGGGAGGCAATTTGATACCGTATTGTCAATATTCGATAACTCTATGACGTTTTGAAGTTTTTTACACCTTTTTTGACATTTGTTTTGTTACTTGCCACGAGCATTTTTAGCAGCGTAGATGCTGATGAATACAGCTGTGAAAACCCGCAAGCAAATACCAATAAGCCAAATACCAATAAACAAAGTTGTATCACAACAGGGGAATGGCACATTGGCGTGGCCGTCGGGCTAGGTGTTATCACGAATCCACTCAATGATGGCGACAATATTCCACTGGTGCTACTGCCCGATATCGCTTGGTATGGTGAAAAAGCGTATTTCGATAATGGCGAGCTAGGCTATCAATGGCATCAAGAAACAAAGCACTCCTTTGAAGGCTTTGTTAGCGTCAACCGCGAGCGTGCTTATTTTAGTTTTTGGCACCCCAGCAATATTTTGAATCCGATTGAAAACCATAGTTTTATTGACGCAACGTTACAAAGTGATGATGCCAGTGGGCGCACTGAGGTATCGATTGACCAAGTGCGCAGCCGAGATTGGGCACTAGATGCCGGGCTTCGTTGGCAAACAGCGCTGGCACGCGGTAGTGCCAGCATCACAGTGAAAACCGATGTAACAGGTGTTCACCATGGCCAACAACTTAACCTTAGTTACCGTTTGGGGTTTCAGTATGGGGAATGGCAATTAGGGCTTTCACCTTCGATAACATGGAAAAGCTCAGCGTTGTTGGATTATTACTACGGTATTGATGAAAGCGACAACTTGGTATTAGAAAACTTTTATCAAGCAAAAGCGGGCTGGCAACCTCAGCTTGATTTGAGCGGTATTTACCCGTTGGCAGATGATTGGCAACTCTTGTTTAAACTGGGCTATCAATGGTTAAATAAAGGCATGTATGACAGCCCCTTGGTCAAAGAAAAACAAGTGCGAACAATTTTCATAGGTGCGGCTTATCAATTCTAAGGATTTGTCTTGAAAAGCCAGTGGTTTGTTATTTTGTTTACCCTTATGTTGTCGCTACCAACCAGTGCGGCAACGTGGCAAGTGCAGCCAAAAGTTTGTATTACGCGTGATGCCAATCAAACGTGTCGCCTTGAGCTAACCATCTTATTTCCACCATCAACCAGCGGTGAATTCTGTCTATATTTACACCAAGTCAATCAACCAGCACAGCAAGTCAAATGCTGGTTGCGCTTACCTGAGCAAGAAACATTGCCAATTAGCTATCAAGCGAGTTCGCAATTACTACTAAAAAACGAGCTAGCACAAGTGGTACAGCGCGCCGAGTTAGAAGTTAAAACGCTAACGACAAGGCGTAAGCGCGTGCGTGCACCGTGGAGTTTTTTCTAATGACCAAATTACTTTTGGTAGAAGACGATGACAGGCTTAGCTTGTTGATCGACAATTTTATGCAACAACATCAAATTCAAGTCACGCGTTTAAGTGACGGTACTAATTTGATGCCAACGGTAAACAAGGTGAAGCCTGACATTATCATTTTAGATGTGATGTTACCGGGCGAAGATGGTTTTGCGTTGTGCCGCAAGTTGCGCGCTGTTTATCAAGGGCCTTTGCTTTTTCTTACCGCCCGTGAAGACGGTTTCGATCAAGTACTAGGGCTTGAGCTTGGCGCTGACGATTATATTATTAAACCTGTTGAACCGAGAATTCTACTCGCGAGAGTTCACGCCCTGTTACGCCGCGCTAAAGCAAGCGCTAGTGAAAACCCTGTGGAATTGCGTTTTGGTCAATTGAGCATTAATAGCTCATCTCGTCGTGTAACGTTAGCTGGCGAGCCTATTGCATTGACTAGCCATGAATTTGATATGTTGCTGATGTTGGCGCAAAACGCGTCTCAAATTGTCGATCGCAACGCCATTTATGAAAAGGTGATTGGCAGGGAGTACGATGGCTTGGATCGCTCTGCGGATGTACGAGTTTCGAGACTGCGAAAAAAGCTTAACGACAACCAACAGCAACCTTACCGCATTAAAACGATTTGGGGCAAAGGCTTCTTCTTTGTCGCCGACGCCTGGGATTAAACGAGTTTATTTACGATGGCGCGCTTGTTTCTGAGCTTGTACTTGTTTATCGCTTTGTCGTTAGTGGGGCTAGGAGCCGCGTTAGATAAACTGTTTTTTACTGATGAGCAGACTGCTAGCCCTTGGCTCAAGAACTATGCACTAAGCCTAGCTCAGCTGAGCGCATCGCAAGAAATCTCGGCTGAAGAGGCGCAAGAACAGCTGCAAGCCTTAGCTAAGCAAAGTGATATAACCGCTGAGTTTGCTAGCCTAGATGATTTGTATTTGGCCGACGATATTCAGCAATATTTGCAAACGGCAGGTTATTTAGAGTTAGTGGATAGCGAAAACAAGCAACAGTTATTGGTGCTGTTAAATAACCAACAAGTAATGGTCTTGTCTTCACAAGTCCCCGCGCCAGCAGCTGGCTCATTGCTGTTGTATTCGGCCTTGTTCTTTTTGCTCTTTGGTATTTTACTCAGTTTTTGGACATGGCCGTTATGGCGAGATTTATCAGCACTGCAAAGTGCCAGTCATTCACTCAAAAAAGATGGCTCACTAAGTGAGTTACAGCTCAATAGGCGCTCGCTAATTTACCCGATTGCAGCCAGTTTTAATGCTCTAGCTAAACAAATTAAAAGTTTACTGTTAACACAAAAAGAACTCACTGGAGCGGTTGCACATGAGTTTCGCACACCGCTAGCTCGCTTAAAGTTTGCGCTGGCAGTACCACCAGCTCAAGACTCCACTGAGTGGTTGGCAATGAGTCAAGATCTTGATGAACTTGAGCGTTTAGTGCAAGAGATGCTCGACTATGCGGCGATGGAGTCAACTGAGCCAGAATTGAATGTCGCAGAAGTTCCCATTAGATCATTGTGCCAAGCGCAAGTTGATAAGCTTGCGAACAGCCATCTTAAAAAGCTCGCTGTGACAGTAACGGGCAATGAGCATTTGCTGTGGGTTGACGGTCATTTGGTTGAACGGGCAATCACTAATATTTTGCTCAACGCCAGTCGCTATGCCAAACAGCAGATAGACATTCGAATTAGCGAACACCAAGGGCTATTAACGGTGGCCATTCATGATGATGGTCATGGCATTGCCCAAGCAGAACGGGCGCAAATCTTCGAACCATTTTATCGACCCGATGGTGATAGAGATCGCAAGCGCGGTGGTGCTGGCCTTGGGCTAGCAATTGTCAGAAGAGTGCAGTTATGGCACCAAGGTAGTTGTGCCATTGAAACTTCTTATCTGGGTGGTGCTTGCTTTGTGCTCACTTATCCTATTGAAGCGCAAATTAACTAGCCGCTCAAGTTATCCGGCAGCTGCACTACTTACCCCGTCATACACCAAGCCTCAATTTGAACGGAACAACTCGTTAAATTCGTGTCAATATACACAATTAGCGATTCTTTATCGCCAGTGCCATAATCGAAAGGTAACTCAAATTTTTATATATGTATTAAAGTGTTAAGCCACGAGAACTTTTGAGTTTTAACATATCTAAGTACCAGAGATTTTCAAGAGAACACACGGAGTTGAATAAATGTTGCAGCAAAGCCATCCACGGATAATAAAAATCATCAAACAAGGGGTAGTATTCACCTTGTTAAGTTCAATCCTTGCTTGTAGCCAAGAAAGCGCGCCTGCAACAGCTGCTCCCAAGCCTGCGGTCACGGTTTATCGAATAGCAGCCGAGCCTGTTGGTTTCGTTCGCGATTTTGTTGCGCGAACGCAAGCTTCCCAGCAGGCAAGTATCGTTACCCGAGTGGAGGGCGAGTTAGTTGCAAAGCACTTTGTTGAGGGGAGCAACGTTGAAAAAGATCAGCTGTTATTCGAGCTTGATGATTCTTCTTATCAAGCCTCATTAGCGCAAGCGCAAGCGGAACTTGAGAGTAAACAATCGGCGGCAGAGCGAGCCAAGCGCAATTTAGCACGCGGCGAAGAAGTCGCTCCGCAAGGCTTTATTTCACAGTCTGATCTCGACAAATTAATTGCTGAAGACCTGCAAGCGAAGGCCGCCGTTAGCTCTGCACAAGCAGCGTTAGAGAAAGCAGAGCTCAATTTAAGCTACACCAAAATTCACGCGCCGTTTAGCGGCCAAATTGGCAAGGTGCTGCAAGATATTGGCAATATTGTTGGGCCAAACGCAGGCGAATTAGCGAACTTACAAGCAACAAACCCGGTTTATGTGAATTTTCAAATTGACGAGAGTGAGTACATTACCTATTTGCAATCACGTGCTGATGGCAGCGATGCACAGCGCACAGATTACACTTTGTCGTTAAAGTTGCCAAACAACACGATATATCAAGGCCAAGGTGAACTAGTGTTTGCCGATACCAAAATTGAAGCGGGCATGGGGACGGTAGAGCTGCGCGCCCAGTTTAACAACCCTCAAGGGCTCATCGTTCCCGGTTTGTACGTCACACTCTTGATTGAAGGGACGGCGAAACAAGCGTTACCTTTGGTACCACAAATTGCGGTGCAGCTCGGTCAGCAAGGTGAGTCAGTACTGGTTGTCGATACCAACAATAAAGTTGTTCAGCGCCAATTATCGTTAGGGCGTCAAGTCAATGCGATGCGGGTGGTTGAATCAGGGCTAGTAGCAGGAGATCGGGTGATAATCGAAGGCTTGCAAAAAGTGCGTGCTGGTAGCGAAGTGAGCGCGGTAGAGAAAGACGTTGACCCTACCACTGGGGTTATTGCTGATATTGCCAAGTAGGAGGGCGTTATGATCAGTAATACTTTTATTCATCGCCCTAAATTTGCGATTGTCATAGCCATTGTTATTTCTCTTGCGGGCCTTATTGCGATGCAGTTATTGCCTGTAAACATGTATCCTCAAATTACCCCGCAGCAAGTAGAAATCAGCGCCGTGTACCCGGGAGCTAGCGCACAGGTCGTTGAAGAAGCGGTTATTCGGCCCATTGAAGAACAAATCAATGGTGTTGAGAACATGATGTATATTGAATCGACCGCTTCCAACAATGGTACAGCCGTCATCAATGTGTTTTTTAAAGTGGGAACTGATGGCGATATTGCTCAAGTTAACGTGCAAAATCGGGTCGCGCTAGCTGAAAGTTCACTGCCGCAAGAAGTTACACGCCAAGGGGTAAGCGTTAAGAAAAAGTCGTCGAATATGCTCATGGCGATAAATCTATATGCTGAAAATGACACGATTGATCAGCTATTTCTGAGTAACTACGCAACCAACCAACTCACGGAACCGCTTGGCCGTATTCCCGGTGTCGCCGCGGCAACTGTGATGGGCGAGATGACTTATAGTATGCGCGCTTGGCTCAAGCCAGATCGCATGGCATCGTTAGGCATTACGGTAAGTGAAGTCAAACAAGCGCTGCAAGAGCAAAATGTGATTGTTGCGGCGGGTAAGTTTGGTGCCAGCCCTGTGGCACAAAATCAGCAATTCGAATATGCCATTCAAGCGCAAGGTCGCTTGAAAACTGCACAAGAATTCGAAAATACTATTATACGCGCGCAGGGCAATGGCAACTTCATTCGCTTGTCAGATATTGCGCGTATTGAGTTAGGTGCTGAAAACTATGCGATTGAAGCCCGCTTGAACGGCCAACCAACGGCTTTTTTGGTGATTTATCAATTACCCGATGCAAACGCCACGCAAGTTGCCGCGTCGGTTAAAAACGAGATGAGCAAGCTCGCCGAGCGGTTTCCAGATGGTTTGGCTTACGCGATTCCTTACGATACCACCAAATTTATTACACGCTCAATTGCTGAGGTGGTCGTGACGCTTTATCAAGCGGTTGGTTTAGTGATCTTGGTTGTCTTCCTGTTTTTGCAAAATTGGCGAGCAACCTTAATTCCTTCTGTTGCGATCCCCGTGTCATTAATCGGCACCTTTGCCTTTATGATGTTGATGGGGTACTCCATCAATACTATTACCTTATTTGGGCTAGTGCTCGCTATTGGTATTGTGGTCGACGATGCT is a window of Thalassotalea euphylliae DNA encoding:
- a CDS encoding N-acetylmuramoyl-L-alanine amidase, producing the protein MKLCALVVGHKKNNPGATNQATGLSEFEFNEQLAIDIEKRVTQVTVQRVYRRTYQQLPSDIDELAPDFIVSLHCNAFNQAANGCEMLYYHRSKKGKAMAEVLQQKVQSALGNHDRGTKPKSAEDRGGYLLRYTAAPCVITEPFFIDNDDELSNAKAKYEQLVSAYAVAIEEIAQHMSTSN
- a CDS encoding beta-propeller domain-containing protein, with protein sequence MKYTPLALTPLALAVSATLLFTACSSDDSPSVAIVEPEPQQAPDVNASKVFKGGLTKVNGNAAEQFLKNGIFASTFDLPVIAFQDSASSSRSGFSTTNTQEQGVDEADRIEYDGNYLYVAQYPQWPVESEADSAAIRILERQADFSLTQVSQTVIGDGTTDINGMYVANNRLSVLHSNYPMVAFADIMVPGGLGSGEVNLTVFDTQVTNQPAQLETLKIDGWLLSSRRIDDYLYLVTGYTPEVEGLEYGDTGDATKLANFQQIQALSVNDLMPKLRRNGQSEPLASAQDCYIPEQATELDGTRQITMITRVNTNAPSDITSVCIMGQADAMYMSATNLYLTGNADNDTVLHKISLGDSFNYQASGSVNGTLGWQSNPQFRMDEEQGYLRIVTSDYQEQPTHFFSVLNQQGNELVQVAQLPNEQQPEAIGKPNEDIYAVRFLGDKGYIVTFERTDPLYVLDLASPTTPLIAGSIEIPGFSSYLHPLGDDYLLGIGQEVALEALPADETGRASELPVRQGVKVSLFDVRDPANPVELDTLVKNDSFTPVEYDYHALSVLADNGKYQFAMPLEQWQPCDEACAASAYRAQHSLMLLDVDTSVERATLSETRQWQVPSDDAYFFGGNDRSVIHGDHIYYLHGNQVWHSTWSADARTDGPY
- a CDS encoding MipA/OmpV family protein; translation: MTFVLLLATSIFSSVDADEYSCENPQANTNKPNTNKQSCITTGEWHIGVAVGLGVITNPLNDGDNIPLVLLPDIAWYGEKAYFDNGELGYQWHQETKHSFEGFVSVNRERAYFSFWHPSNILNPIENHSFIDATLQSDDASGRTEVSIDQVRSRDWALDAGLRWQTALARGSASITVKTDVTGVHHGQQLNLSYRLGFQYGEWQLGLSPSITWKSSALLDYYYGIDESDNLVLENFYQAKAGWQPQLDLSGIYPLADDWQLLFKLGYQWLNKGMYDSPLVKEKQVRTIFIGAAYQF
- a CDS encoding DUF3019 domain-containing protein — protein: MKSQWFVILFTLMLSLPTSAATWQVQPKVCITRDANQTCRLELTILFPPSTSGEFCLYLHQVNQPAQQVKCWLRLPEQETLPISYQASSQLLLKNELAQVVQRAELEVKTLTTRRKRVRAPWSFF
- a CDS encoding response regulator, which gives rise to MTKLLLVEDDDRLSLLIDNFMQQHQIQVTRLSDGTNLMPTVNKVKPDIIILDVMLPGEDGFALCRKLRAVYQGPLLFLTAREDGFDQVLGLELGADDYIIKPVEPRILLARVHALLRRAKASASENPVELRFGQLSINSSSRRVTLAGEPIALTSHEFDMLLMLAQNASQIVDRNAIYEKVIGREYDGLDRSADVRVSRLRKKLNDNQQQPYRIKTIWGKGFFFVADAWD
- a CDS encoding ATP-binding protein; translated protein: MARLFLSLYLFIALSLVGLGAALDKLFFTDEQTASPWLKNYALSLAQLSASQEISAEEAQEQLQALAKQSDITAEFASLDDLYLADDIQQYLQTAGYLELVDSENKQQLLVLLNNQQVMVLSSQVPAPAAGSLLLYSALFFLLFGILLSFWTWPLWRDLSALQSASHSLKKDGSLSELQLNRRSLIYPIAASFNALAKQIKSLLLTQKELTGAVAHEFRTPLARLKFALAVPPAQDSTEWLAMSQDLDELERLVQEMLDYAAMESTEPELNVAEVPIRSLCQAQVDKLANSHLKKLAVTVTGNEHLLWVDGHLVERAITNILLNASRYAKQQIDIRISEHQGLLTVAIHDDGHGIAQAERAQIFEPFYRPDGDRDRKRGGAGLGLAIVRRVQLWHQGSCAIETSYLGGACFVLTYPIEAQIN
- a CDS encoding efflux RND transporter periplasmic adaptor subunit, with protein sequence MLQQSHPRIIKIIKQGVVFTLLSSILACSQESAPATAAPKPAVTVYRIAAEPVGFVRDFVARTQASQQASIVTRVEGELVAKHFVEGSNVEKDQLLFELDDSSYQASLAQAQAELESKQSAAERAKRNLARGEEVAPQGFISQSDLDKLIAEDLQAKAAVSSAQAALEKAELNLSYTKIHAPFSGQIGKVLQDIGNIVGPNAGELANLQATNPVYVNFQIDESEYITYLQSRADGSDAQRTDYTLSLKLPNNTIYQGQGELVFADTKIEAGMGTVELRAQFNNPQGLIVPGLYVTLLIEGTAKQALPLVPQIAVQLGQQGESVLVVDTNNKVVQRQLSLGRQVNAMRVVESGLVAGDRVIIEGLQKVRAGSEVSAVEKDVDPTTGVIADIAK